The following are encoded together in the Theileria orientalis strain Shintoku DNA, chromosome 1, complete genome genome:
- a CDS encoding exosome complex exonuclease codes for MPKFSRIDSRSNHSLRPFYFQLNPLKSGPSCKVVVGNIKNEDGILTGIGGRTSVVALLMFSHEPRSKNTIGSFHKPYMEVFVRPQSGPIRSSIRAMEAVLVKVMQRVVKGDRLGKVNLSLRLQIIEDSGGLLSVCLNALVICLSLSGIEMLQVPFAVSVGICRTGEEEDRQERVILDPTDYESRSYCETSLTMLCDPDTGNVSLITIDSGSGSYGNSLKLIKNLARNAAVEFSGTFNKLRKESLSSYYTSAEAKQ; via the exons ATGCCCAAATTTAGTAGAATAGACAGTAGGTCGAATCACTCACTCAgacctttttattttcaactgAATCCGCTTAAATCGGGGCCCTCTTGTAAAGTAGTAGTTGGTAACATTAAAAACGAAGATGGAATCTTGACAGGCATCGGAGGAAGAACCTCAGTAGTAGCTCTGCTGATGTTTTCACACGAACCTAGGTCGAAAAACACAATAGGTAGTTTCCACAAGCCGTACATGGAAGTTTTCGTGAGGCCGCAATCAG GCCCGATCAGATCGTCAATTAGGGCAATGGAGGCGGTATTGGTCAAGGTTATGCAGAGGGTAGTAAAGGGAGACAGGCTAGGAAAAGTAAATCTATCGCTGAGACTTCAAATAATCGAGGACTCGGGAGGACTACTATCAGTGTGTTTGAACGCGCTCGTCATCTGTCTGTCACTATCGGGAATAGAGATGCTGCAAGTGCCGTTTGCAGTTTCAGTGGGCATATGTAGGACTggagaggaggaagacCGCCAAGAAAGAGTAATCTTGGACCCTACGGACTATGAAAGCAGGAGCTACTGTGAAACCTCGCTGACGATGCTGTGTGACCCAGACACAG GCAATGTATCGCTAATAACAATTGATTCGGGCTCTGGATCCTATGGAAACTCACtgaaattgataaaaaatttagCGAGGAATGCTGCAGTCGAGTTTTCTGGTACCTTTAATAAACTAAGAAAAGAGTCGCTAAGTAGCTATTATACATCAGCTGAAGCTAAACAGTGA
- a CDS encoding proteasome subunit beta type: protein MSLHNICYFNICNSRMNYDYINTYMSQKGSLDFSNYSRNARIKDCIKGHNYLKTGTTICGVMAKDAVVLAADTRATQGIIVADKNCSKLHKIADNIYCAGAGVAADLEHTTLWLANNIELRRLNTKKQPRVQMCLSMLVHELFKYQGYKQCALIIGGVDYTGPHLFSVSPHGSSDSLPFCTMGSGSLNAMSVLEEGYFDGMSVEEATNLVVKAISAGITNDLGSGGNVDVVVLDKEGSNHFRTYKRVCQRTYAPTEDKLPLGTTAYLREHIEHIKKHVVVDQIDLD, encoded by the exons TTGTCATTACACAATATTTGCtactttaatatttgtaattcaAGGATGAATTACgattatataaacacttATATGTCTCAGAAGGGAAGTTTGGACTTTTCAAACTATTCTAGAAATGCTAGAATCAAAGATTGTATAAAAG GCCATAACTACTTGAAAACCGGAACCACTATATGCGGTGTTATGGCAAAGGATGCCGTCGTCTTAGCCGCGGATACGAGAGCTACTCAAGGGATTATCGTTGCAGACAAAAACTGCTCAAAACTACATAAGATAGCTGATAATATCTACTGTGCTGGCGCAGGAGTTGCTGCTGATCTTGAACATACAACATTGTGGTTGGCTAACAATATTGAACTTCGTAgattaaatacaaaaaagcAGCCCAGAGttcaaatgtgtttatCCATGTTGGTTCATGAGCTGTTTAAATATCAGGGGTATAAACAATGTGCTTTAATTATAGGTGGAGTCGATTACACAGGGCCACACCTATTTTCGGTCTCCCCTCATGGGTCATCGGACTCCCTTCCATTCTGTACTATGGGATCAGGTTCACTTAATGCCATGAGTGTTTTGGAAGAAG gTTATTTTGATGGAATGAGCGTCGAGGAGGCGACTAACTTGGTTGTGAAGGCTATCAGTGCCGGAATCACCAACGATTTGGGTTCAGGTGGAAACGTGGATGTTGTGGTTTTGGACAAGGAAGGATCTAATCACTTTAGAACGTATAAGAGAGTGTGCCAGAGGACCTACGCACCTACCGAAGACAAACTGCCACTAGGAACCACCGCATACCTCAGAGAACACATAGAACATATTAAAAAGCACGTAGTAGTGGATCAGATTGATTTAGACTAA
- a CDS encoding uncharacterized protein (zinc finger, RING-type domain containing protein), translated as MMMLEYKKEPCTHNSFNLATSLFCNCGIPLGKRYRNFPCYHLFCEECINKDDSNTKCKMCESLVEIVEELHPNEEIFICTVPNCKQGFLNFPSLKAHAKISHSVNIDTIEEFYEKFGDLDVPIPNSNLVTIEKNRFKQSKGKRNGKSSSPDIADRDSTLTKSPKTARKDDKTEDKQDKLEILM; from the exons ATGATGATGCTggaatataaaaaggagCCCTGTACTCATAATAGTTTCAATTTAGCGACTAGTTTATTCTGCAATTGTGGGATTCCATTAGGAAAAAGATATCGAAac TTCCCATGCTATCACCTATTCTGTGAagaatgtataaataaagatGATTCGAACACTAAGTGCAAAAT GTGTGAATCACTTGTGGAAATAGTGGAGGAACTTCACCCTAATGAAGAAATCTTTATCTGTACAGTTCCAAACTGTAAACAGGGATTCTTAAATTTTCCAAGCCTAAAGGCCCACGCAAAAATATCGCACTCAGTAAACATTGATACCATCGAAGAATTTTATGAAAAATTCGGAGATTTGGATGTACCAATACCAAATTCTAATCTAGTCACGATCGAGAAAAACAGGTTTAAGCAATCAAAGGGGAAAAGGAATGGTAAGTCTTCGTCTCCTGACATAGCAGACCGTGATTCCACCTTAACAAAATCTCCAAAAACTGCCAGGAAGGATGACAAAACAGAAGATAAACAAGATAAACTGGAAATATTGATGTAA
- a CDS encoding uncharacterized protein (RNase P, Rpr2/Rpp21 subunit family protein): MEPELDYENIDSICHFKSKRYNKQSEKNKHGQRIVFLLKSAEFFALSNPSLSRSYIKELIEICEKHLIRLKPVAKRKFCKGCYSYHVDGLNSVYRSDPKPLDSKIKASTGESGPTKANLATISCLICTRTRRYNNVK, from the coding sequence ATGGAGCCGGAGCTAGACTATGAAAACATAGATTCCATTTGTCATTTTAAGTCAAAAagatataataaacagtCTGAGAAGAACAAACACGGCCAAAGGATAGTCTTCCTATTAAAATCAGCAGAATTTTTCGCATTGAGTAATCCGAGCCTCAGCAGATCATACATAAAAGAGCTAATAGAGATTTGCGAAAAGCATTTGATAAGACTGAAGCCCGTCGCCAAGAGAAAATTTTGTAAGGGCTGCTATTCATACCACGTCGATGGGTTAAACTCTGTATACAGGAGTGACCCCAAACCCCTGGATTCCAAAATCAAAGCTAGTACCGGTGAGTCTGGGCCAACTAAGGCGAATCTGGCCACCATATCGTGCTTAATATGCACAAGAACCAGGAGatataacaatgtaaaatag
- a CDS encoding uncharacterized protein (WD40 repeat-like domain containing protein), producing the protein MKGFGVFSPSNVTSRYVLVASGLNESSGNGTPRVDASPVSLNLVDFKITERLERASDPYSDNYDDTTNFNHYSTDAPFSFSGANFDDYMNTKSNDGVAEFSLIHSVPFNLTNGHMTTMKWLKLGPPHDSDKTLLSVGTNYGDVLFYDADALLESKALVSTLTSNVCNVPVKCLGYCGKNMLGVAGLDGQISVVDLTDEANFNVVDVSYGKWKVGLVTSLSWNYRLSHILATSGAALVPSDTSGVVVWDLKVRKPASTFRDPSGRVNPIALDWVPDQPTQLVVGYADDNAPSLQLWDLRNCSAPVTEVKAHTRGLTDLKFSPHDPNMLLTCAKDDTTKCWHLTPEKNFNLLSSLQTEALSHHARVEWHPNAPGIFLSQANDGELCVHHAFSGKVENSYMPLWTRKKAGMVAGFAGQVITWTPTDVHNYTLSSQYDSRTEELLNSTLEVMSVLHDEQMFADFCDSKAATSSSAHESLTWSVLKSQYRGEFRDLLEVLGYAERDRSVSDASDLLEQSDDAAGVTNAQLVGLDTEEDNRTETSNFFTNRSSAATDHTTQDDREAEDFFNSLTQKTNELDLNASPEPKRGEKPDNMCDEFEPERMSDEERDDENTKLNWCPDMPLRRSLVKADHYEAALRCLKLNKVVECLLLGYLGGENVFMEMMSKVVKTRKDPFLNLLFMVMHNDVEGVLEYSSLRDWKETLCVLYTYAQDTAYFKDLAHRFGRRLQENEMHHEASICFIVSGDYREVVEAWRLCAAAEATARSERSGFSVLGSARSAAATLEERLEMLLKLSVLSFSTSTPEYGSDSGEIYENFDAVLMELAEIFVDAGDLEKALKTLNVTGASNSEVMTQLKSKIENQILQSQGGEEHSSPKLTYHPSTSEHVPYHAEPAVSHHYTPPGSSAAHHQTTPVHQPAGTPVYAAVTQPQAYGANARTGYQGAPTSYSPVAPSVTTPMTYQHAGLNVGPAVGVTQQMTSAPTRTVPLTALQSTQSSVPSTHTATTAVPSSFPTSYATSNATQYSNATASANFTPYTLTHSSSNTSYGTAQQGYQQNAAAQQQGAPGYGGVSSAPGAVAGALNPGMPIPWPNPTPTQQLSSTTVSTQQSNKLIIESTQAQPKGEKMGKSDLDMVVTTLHGLVSNLGESKMDQDNRRNVNELISSLNQGLLSAEANALLATLCRAVSNGDHFNSNVILGNIISKLWNNQNKPWIMCLKRLVPK; encoded by the exons ATGAAGGGATTTGGGGTGTTCTCGCCGTCCAATGTGACATCTCGTTACGTGTTGGTGGCCTCGGGTCTAAACGAATCCTCTGGAAATGGGACTCCAAGGGTGGACGCATCTCCAGTATCTCTCAATCTGgtcgattttaaaattacgGAAAGGCTCGAACGGGCCTCAGACCCCTATTCGGATAATTACGACGATACCACAAACTTTAACCACTACTCGACTGACGCTCCCTTCTCGTTCAGCGGCGCAAATTTCGACGACTATATGAACACGAAATCTAACGATGGAGTTGCGGAATTTTCACTTATTCACTCAGTTCCATTTAATCTCACGAATGGGCACATGACCACGATGAAGTGGCTTAAACTAG GTCCTCCACACGATAGTGATAAGACACTGCTCTCTGTAGGAACTAATTACGGCGACGTGTTGTTCTACGACGCAGACGCCTTGTTGGAAAGCAAAGCTCTGGTCTCGACACTTACGTCGAACGTGTGTAACGTGCCAGTGAAGTGTCTGGGATACTGCGGAAAGAACATGCTGGGCGTGGCAGGACTTGATGGGCAGATATCAGTGGTGGACCTGACAGACGAAGCAAACTTCAACGTGGTGGACGTGAGTTACGGAAAGTGGAAGGTGGGTCTGGTGACGAGCCTGAGTTGGAATTACAGACTGTCGCACATACTGGCAACGTCAGGAGCAGCGCTGGTTCCCTCAGACACAAGCGGCGTGGTGGTATGGGACCTGAAGGTTAGGAAGCCAGCTAGCACCTTCAGGGACCCGAGCGGAAGAGTTAACCCAATAGCACTCGACTGGGTGCCAGACCAGCCGACACAGCTCGTGGTGGGCTACGCAGACGACAACGCGCCATCACTGCAGCTGTGGGACCTACGAAACTGCTCGGCGCCGGTGACGGAGGTGAAGGCGCACACGCGAGGACTGACGGACCTGAAGTTCAGCCCGCACGACCCGAACATGCTGCTGACGTGCGCGAAGGACGACACAACGAAGTGCTGGCACCTGACGCCGGAAAAAAACTTTAACCTGCTGTCATCGCTGCAAACGGAGGCGCTCTCGCACCACGCGAGAGTGGAGTGGCACCCCAACGCGCCAGGAATCTTCCTGTCGCAGGCGAACGACGGAGAGCTCTGCGTGCACCACGCGTTCTCAGGCAAGGTGGAAAACAGCTACATGCCGCTGTGGACGCGCAAAAAGGCGGGAATGGTGGCAGGCTTCGCAGGCCAGGTGATCACGTGGACGCCCACAGACGTGCACAACTACACGCTCTCCTCGCAGTACGACAGCAGGACGGAGGAGCTTCTGAACAGCACGCTGGAAGTGATGAGCGTCTTGCACGACGAGCAAATGTTCGCAGACTTCTGCGACTCGAAGGCGGCgaccagcagcagcgccCACGAGAGCCTGACGTGGTCGGTGCTTAAGAGCCAGTACCGGGGAGAGTTCAGAGACCTGCTGGAAGTGCTGGGCTACGCGGAGAGAGACCGGAGCGTGTCGGACGCGAGCGACCTGCTGGAACAAAGCGACGACGCAGCAGGAGTGACGAACGCGCAGCTGGTGGGCCTGGACACGGAGGAGGACAACAGGACTGAGACGAGCAACTTCTTCACAAACAGGAGCAGCGCAGCGACAGATCACACGACGCAGGACGACAGGGAAGCAGAGGACTTCTTTAACTCGTTGACGCAGAAAACAAATGAACTGGACCTTAACGCAAGTCCAGAACCGAAGAGAGGAGAAAAACCTGATAACATGTGCGATGAGTTTGAGCCTGAGAGAATGAGCGACGAAGAGAGGGATGATGAGAACACGAAGCTGAACTGGTGTCCAGACATGCCGCTGAGGAGAAGCCTGGTGAAGGCGGACCACTACGAGGCGGCGCTGAGGTgcctgaagctgaacaagGTGGTGGAGTGCCTGCTGCTGGGATACCTGGGAGGAGAAAACGTGTTCATGGAGATGATGAGCAAGGTGGTGAAGACGAGAAAGGACCCCTTCCTGAACCTGCTCTTCATGGTGATGCACAACGACGTGGAGGGAGTCCTGGAGTACAGCAGCCTGCGCGACTGGAAGGAGACGCTGTGCGTGCTCTACACATACGCCCAGGACACGGCCTACTTCAAGGACCTGGCGCACAGGTTCGGAAGAAGGCTGCAGGAAAACGAGATGCACCACGAGGCGTCGATATGCTTCATCGTCTCAGGAGACTACAGAGAGGTCGTGGAGGCCTGGAGGCTGTGCGCAGCGGCGGAGGCGACTGCGAGGTCGGAAAGAAGCGGCTTCAGCGTCCTGGGGTCGGCCAGGAGCGCAGCAGCGACGCTGGAGGAGAGGCTGGAAATGCTCCTGAAGCTCTCAGTGCTCTCATTCTCAACGAGCACACCAGAATACGGCTCGGACTCGGGAGAGATCTACGAAAACTTCGACGCAGTGCTCATGGAGCTGGCGGAAATATTCGTGGACGCAGGGGACCTGGAAAAGGCGCTAAAAACGCTTAACGTGACGGGAGCCTCGAACTCGGAAGTTATGACGCAGCTCAAGTCGAAGATagaaaatcaaatattgCAGTCACAGGGCGGAGAGGAGCACTCATCTCCGAAGCTGACATACCACCCGTCAACAAGTGAGCATGTACCATACCACGCGGAGCCAGCAGTGTCGCACCACTACACGCCGCCAGGATCCTCAGCAGCGCACCACCAGACGACGCCAGTACACCAGCCAGCAGGAACGCCAGTGTACGCAGCAGTAACGCAACCGCAGGCGTACGGGGCGAACGCAAGGACAGGGTACCAGGGGGCACCAACCTCATACAGCCCCGTGGCGCCATCCGTGACGACGCCGATGACGTATCAGCACGCAGGACTCAACGTAGGGCCCGCAGTCGGAGTGACGCAGCAGATGACGAGCGCGCCGACGAGGACGGTGCCGCTCACAGCACTTCAATCGACGCAGTCGAGCGTCCCGAGCACGCACACGGCGACCACGGCAGTGCCGAGCAGCTTCCCGACGAGCTACGCGACGAGTAACGCCACGCAGTACTCTAACGCGACGGCGAGCGCAAACTTTACGCCATACACGCTGACGCACTCGAGCAGTAACACGTCCTACGGAACGGCGCAGCAGGGCTACCAGCAGAACGCGGCAGCGCAGCAGCAAGGCGCCCCCGGGTACGGAGGAGTGAGCAGCGCGCCGGGAGCAGTGGCGGGAGCACTGAACCCGGGCATGCCGATACCCTGGCCAAACCCGACGCCGACGCAGCAGCTCTCCTCGACCACAGTGAGCACGCAGCAGTCAAACAAGCTGATCATCGAGTCGACGCAGGCGCAGCCCAAGGGCGAAAAGATGGGCAAGAGCGACCTGGACATGGTCGTGACCACGCTACACGGCCTGGTATCGAACCTGGGCGAGAGCAAGATGGACCAGGACAACAGGAGGAACGTTAACGAGCTCATCAGCTCGCTGAACCAGGGCCTGCTCTCGGCCGAGGCGAACGCGCTGCTGGCGACGCTCTGCAGAGCAGTGTCCAACGGGGACCACTTCAACTCGAACGTGATACTGGGCAACATCATCTCGAAGCTGTGGAACAACCAGAACAAGCCGTGGATCATGTGCCTCAAGAGGCTAGTGCCAAAGTAG
- a CDS encoding uncharacterized protein (Armadillo-like helical domain containing protein), with protein MSQESNYVIELLKNSISPVESIRNEASSKIIEFELNSNFLIILLDIATSNNNELSKLSYIILKNSICKIYSLCKINVNQTNIEYRNVLEHVKAKLLELLESSFNNGAIRLSKDFFILVRKICRHEFPGNWPELYDGMLKTLGVLSNHPDDLKLFNAVFLIHHIFKERLSMRLYRDRAITTKLVEQLFPYVSKFWALEYLGKWKALESSEKLFVNFNDVQLGTSVYLDTLTLNFYSDFLKNAFKSRDLLEVLMNLFYKFRILAKVNRSSWDKTGLVRKNILRIIKGVARVIERQPFTLVFVDFSVFLNEVFDVLVQPGRTDLENECVKLLIVIFTSNSMNNEKYSNAYFDQVEPVQKVQGDLSPIRQPRKSETIDVKKVAYYESYESLVSSKNLTKQSEIDDMMERQLTFCFYKVLSGRGGFVPFLDMLRSRYLKLDLESIGDWSEEEYPTDPPARNMVPCLISSININLVEVFNHVFNSLVKFEGSDFFNYDTYLQLYTLCFKELYKFHSYKHFSEILDVFTRLIDIPENECTKLLAFRISRIVNQWCKKPLLTHETKSQILTFLLKCVCSDKSESYKVQHLVPLYNLYKNTMDENMWTELFRSVKTDYLISHLASIVKVNVPIIRTRNIELICNICLEYEEDGHNLNLIVSLYNELKSVEICEAVVKSIHEFISKLDWVNCYTGVDSLNRNFVVFVLNIIDSNVELNAKEGLRIVSLSRYSLISELFLSMWLSFLRTTPLKLDEHLNQYFNIFGPLLDHVHGQENLKEDTVYNKLCIELLSEYVFMLGTHMEYNNDYVIENVGERVLFKSTYTCFDLVKLYKMIALLNDCTPLVVGVFYAFGLTPSVTNQCLAAIDRFFKSVEECAHSHQQASYFASLTGSDKATSFQPMRFKKELLSNVVELMPVVNKVMFTNQTLADYIRNRNGSNPEVWINEVLLTLVNVANVLRSDPFLQLGCVILCCYIISALPGSVYAFMRVERRLDAFDALELGWDNVNIHENRHGIFVMCYLLRIVSNVARNYRIKHVLISTEKVEGHAIPPSNRFEYVKNKALTNSKCLEHTNLFQKCQINL; from the exons atgTCACAGGAATCCAATTATGTTATCGAGTTGTTGAAAAACTCAATTTCTCCTGTAGAATCAATCAGAAATGAGGCTTCTAGCAAAATTATCGAGTTTGAATTAAATTCAAACTTCCTGATTATCCTTTTGGACATCGCAACCTCGAACAACAATGAGCTTTCGAAGCTATCCTATATCATTCTAAAGAATTccatttgtaaaatatactcactctgtaaaataaatgttaatCAGACTAACATAGAATATCGCAACGTTCTTGAACATGTTAAGGCTAAGCTGTTGGAGTTGTTGGAGTCATCCTTCAACAATGGCGCCATCCGTTTGTCCAAGGACTTTTTTATACTTGTTAGAAAGATCTGCAGGCACGAATTCCCGGGTAATTGGCCAGAGTTGTACGATGGCATGCTGAAAACACTGGGTGTGTTGTCAAATCATCCAGACGATCTTAAGCTGTTCAACGCAGTCTTTCTCATTCATCACATATTCAAAGAAAGGCTATCAATGAGATTGTACCGAGACAGGGCAATCACTACTAAGTTAGTGGAGCAGCTGTTTCCGTACGTATCTAAATTTTGGGCACTAGAATATTTGGGGAAATGGAAGGCGTTGGAGTCGTCGGAGAAGTTGTTTGTTAACTTTAACGATGTTCAGCTAGGCACTAGTGTTTATTTGGACACCCTGACTCTTAATTTCTACTCAGATTTCCTGAAGAACGCCTTTAAAAGTAGAGATCTGTTGGAGGTGTTGATGAATCTGTTCTACAAATTCAGGATACTGGCGAAAGTTAACAGAAGTAGCTGGGATAAAACGGGGCTGGTGAGAAAGAACATACTGAGAATAATAAAGGGAGTAGCTCGAGTGATTGAAAGGCAGCCGTTCACGCTGGTGTTCGTGGATTTCTCAGTGTTCCTAAACGAAGTTTTCGACGTCTTGGTGCAGCCGGGGAGGACGGACCTTGAAAATGAGTGTGTGAAGCTGTTGATAGTAATATTTACGTCTAACTCAATGAATAACGAGAAGTACTCGAACGCGTACTTCGATCAAGTGGAGCCAGTACAGAAGGTGCAGGGGGATTTGTCCCCGATAAGGCAGCCTAGGAAAAGTGAGACGATAGACGTTAAGAAGGTAGCGTACTATGAAAGTTACGAGAGTCTAGTGTCGAGCAAGAACCTGACGAAGCAGAGTGAGATAGACGACATGATGGAGAGGCAGCTGACCTTCTGTTTCTACAAGGTGCTAAGTGGCCGGGGAGGGTTCGTGCCCTTCCTCGACATGTTGAGGAGCAGgtacctgaagctggacctggagagCATAGGGGACTGGAGCGAGGAGGAGTACCCGACGGATCCGCCGGCGCGGAACATGGTGCCCTGCCTAATATCCTCGATTAACATTAACCTGGTCGAAGTGTTCAACCATGTGTTCAACTCGCTCGTCAAGTTTGAAGGCAGCGACTTCTTCAACTACGACACGTACCTGCAGCTGTACACGCTGTGCTTCAAGGAATTATACAAGTTCCACTCGTATAAGCACTTCAGCGAGATCCTGGACGTGTTCACGAGGCTGATAGACATCCCTGAGAACGAGTGCACGAAGCTATTGGCGTTCAGGATAAGCAGGATCGTAAACCAGTGGTGTAAGAAGCCGCTTCTGACACACGAAACGAAGTCGCAAATTTTAACGTTCCTGCTGAAGTGCGTGTGCTCCGACAAATCGGAGTCGTACAAAGTGCAGCATCTGGTGCCGCTGTACAACCTCTACAAGAACACGATGGACGAGAACATGTGGACAGAGCTATTCAGGAGTGTGAAGACAGACTACTTGATAAGCCATCTGGCGTCGATCGTTAAG GTGAACGTTCCAATAATTAGAACGAGGAACATAGAGCTGATTTGCAACATATGCCTAGAGtacgaagaagatggaCACAACTTGAATTTAATAGTGTCCTTGTATAATGAGTTGAAATCGGTGGAAATATGCGAAGCAGTAGTGAAGAGCATACACGAATTCATATCGAAGTTGGACTGGGTAAACTGTTACACAGGAGTAGACTCGCTTAACAGGAATTTTGTAGTTTTCGTGTTGAACATAATTGACAGCAATGTGGAGCTTAACGCAAAGGAAg GACTCAGAATTGTGAGTTTGAGTAGGTACTCGCTGATAAGTGAGTTGTTTCTGTCAATGTGGCTCAGCTTCCTGAGAACCACGCCCCTTAAACTGGACGAGCACCTTAATcagtattttaatatatttggGCCGCTGTTGGACCATGTTCATGGCCAAgaaaacctgaaggaggacaCAGTGTACAACAAACTGTGTATAGAGCTGTTGAGTGAGTATGTGTTCATGCTAGGGACCCATATGGAGTACAACAAC GATTATGTAATTGAGAACGTTGGAGAACGAGTTCTGTTCAAGAGCACATATACCTGCTTTGACCTCGTTAAgttgtataaaatgattgCACTTCTGAAT GATTGTACTCCTCTGGTGGTAGGAGTGTTTTATGCCTTTGGACTAACTCCAAGTGTAACGAATCAGTGTTTGGCAGCCATAGATaggttttttaaatcagtGGAGGAGTGTGCGCACTCGCATCAGCAGGCATCATACTTCGCATCGCTCACGGGGTCGGATAAGGCAACCTCGTTTCAGCCAATGAGGTTTAAGAAGGAGCTTTTATCGAATGTCGTGGAGCTCATGCCGGTTGTAAACAAGGTCATGTTCACGAATCAGACCTTGGCAGATTACATCCGGAACAGAAACGGAAGTAACCCCGAAGTGTGGATAAACGAAGTGCTCTTGACGCTGGTGAACGTGGCCAACGTGCTGAGAAGTGACCCCTTTTTGCAGCTAGGGTGTGTAATACTCTGCTGCTACATCATTTCGGCACTCCCGGGCTCAGTATACGCGTTTATGCGGGTAGAGAGGAGGCTCGATGCATTCGATGCACTGGAGCTAGGATGGGACAACGTAAACATACACGAGAACAGGCACGGCATCTTCGTAATGTGCTACCTGCTGAGGATAGTCAGCAACGTTGCGCGCAATTATAGGATTAAGCACGTGCTGATATCGACTGAAAAGGTGGAGGGGCACGCGATTCCACCGTCAAACAGGTTCGAGTACGTGAAAAACAAGGCACTAACGAATTCGAAGTGTTTGGAGCACACAAACTTGTTCCAGA AGtgtcaaataaatttgtag